A window of Citrus sinensis cultivar Valencia sweet orange chromosome 7, DVS_A1.0, whole genome shotgun sequence contains these coding sequences:
- the LOC102607672 gene encoding mitogen-activated protein kinase kinase kinase 3: MPAWWGKKSSKNKDESHSPQGNHFNFIKFSGDKKKEKNDRPRSFDGVIFTRSSPRESKDYGIAGAGSSGFSGFDSDSGEKKGHPLPRPLDSIMQSDHGNGLGSGSGSVSSVSSSGSSEDHVIGSDQGQFGGSRSYGDPRVNGDIKFNLMPKSPCAGSRGPTSPTSPLHARLSGMSVDSPTGKVEDGKSQCHKLPLPPGSPTSPSALPCSRTSGVTENSLSKWKKGKLLGRGTFGHVYLGFNSESGQMCAIKEVRVVCDDQTSKECLKQLNQEINLLSQLSHPNIVRYHGSELSDERLSVYLEYVSGGSIHKLLQEYGPFNEPVIQTYTRQILLGLNYLHARNTVHRDIKGANILVDPHGEIKLADFGMAKHMTSCASMLSFKGSPYWMAPEVVMNTNGYSLTVDIWSLGCTVLEMATSKPPWSQYEGVAAIFKIGNSKDIPEIPEHLSDDAKSFIKQCLQRDPSARPPASKLLDHPFVRDQAVARAGNVNLAKDSSPYSLDGSRTPPKLDLLPTRKSITLCEGDYLANPLVPTSRALNNPRENARTITSLPVSPCSSPLRQYGPSHKSCFLSPPHPSYAVMGQSSGYNLGDYSGYPTRSNPRYINDPWLETSLLKAQTPGTSPRSRPI; the protein is encoded by the exons ATGCCTGCTTGGTGGGGTAAAAAATCTAGCAAGAACAAAGACGAGAGTCATAGTCCACAAGGCAATCACTTCAACTTCATCAAATTCTCCGGCGacaagaagaaagagaagaacgACAGGCCCAGGAGCTTCGATGGCGTGATTTTCACGCGCAGCTCCCCGCGTGAGAGCAAAGACTATGGCATCGCCGGAGCTGGGTCGTCCGGGTTTTCGGGTTTTGATTCGGATTCTGGGGAGAAAAAAGGCCACCCTTTGCCTCGGCCGTTGGATTCCATCATGCAGAGTGATCATGGAAACGGGTTAGGATCCGGGTCGGGTTCGGTTTCAAGTGTTAGCTCTTCTGGGTCATCTGAGGATCACGTGATTGGCAGTGATCAGGGTCAATTTGGTGGCTCTAG GTCATATGGTGATCCAAGAGTCAATGGTGACATCAAGTTTAATTTGATGCCAAAAAGTCCGTGTGCTGGATCACGAGGGCCTACAAGCCCCACCTCGCCTCTGCATGCACGTTTGTCCGGGATGAGTGTTGATTCGCCTACAGGGAAGGTTGAAGATGGAAAATCTCAATGTCATAAGCTGCCTCTTCCCCCGGGTTCTCCCACTAGCCCTTCTGCTTTGCCTTGCTCAAGGACTAGTGGAGTGACCGAAAATAGTCTGTCGAAATGGAAGAAAGGAAAGCTTTTGGGAAGGGGGACTTTTGGGCATGTTTACCTTGGTTTTAATAG TGAAAGCGGGCAGATGTGTGCGATAAAAGAAGTCAGGGTTGTTTGTGATGATCAGACATCCAAAGAATGTTTAAAGCAACTGAACCAG GAGATAAACTTGCTCAGCCAGCTTTCACATCCAAACATAGTTCGTTACCATGGAAGCGAACTG AGTGATGAAAGGCTCTCAGTGTATTTGGAATACGTTTCTGGTGGCTCTATCCACAAATTGCTTCAAGAATATGGTCCTTTTAATGAACCTGTTATTCAAACATATACCAGGCAGATTCTTTTAGgacttaattatttacatgCAAGAAATACAGTGCACAG GGATATTAAAGGAGCAAACATCTTAGTTGATCCTCATGGTGAAATCAAGCTGGCAGACTTCGGCATGGCCAAGCAT ATGACTTCTTGTGCTTCAATGCTTTCATTTAAAGGAAGCCCTTATTGGATGGCACCTGAG GTTGTAATGAACACAAATGGCTATAGTCTTACTGTGGATATATGGAGCTTGGGATGTACAGTTCTTGAAATGGCCACATCAAAACCACCATGGAGCCAATATGAAGGG GTGGCTGCAATATTTAAAATCGGAAACAGCAAAGATATTCCGGAAATTCCAGAGCACCTTTCAGATGATgccaaaagttttataaagCAATGCTTGCAACGGGACCCCTCAGCACGCCCTCCAGCCTCCAAACTGCTAGACCACCCCTTTGTTCGTGACCAAGCAGTAGCAAGAGCTGGTAATGTCAACTTAGCCAAGGATTCCTCTCCCTACTCCCTTGATGGAAGCCGCACGCCG CCAAAGTTAGACCTTCTTCCCACCAGAAAAAGTATCACCTTGTGTGAGGGAGACTATCTGGCAAACCCATTGGTCCCAACTTCGAGAGCCTTGAATAATCCAAG GGAAAATGCAAGAACGATTACTTCATTACCCGTATCTCCTTGTTCAAGCCCGTTACGGCAATACGGACCATCCCACAAGAGttgttttctttctcctcctcACCCAAGTTATGCCGTAATGGGACAAAGCAGTGGCTACAACTTAGGTGACTACTCAGGATACCCAACAAGATCAAACCCGAGATACATTAATGATCCTTGGCTTGAAACCTCCCTTTTAAAAGCGCAAACGCCAGGTACATCTCCAAGGTCAAGGCCTATTTGA